The Mycolicibacterium flavescens genome has a segment encoding these proteins:
- a CDS encoding chlorite dismutase: MAKLDFDTLNSTLRYLMFSVFAVRPGELGEERGAVVDETATFLKQQEERGVVVRGLYDIAGMRADADFMIWTHADNVEALQATYADFRRTTALGRASNPVWSNVALHRPAEFNKSHIPAFLAGEEPGNYICVYPFVRSLDWYLLPDEERRRMLSEHGMAARGYKDVRANTVPAFALGDYEWILAFEAPELHRIVDLMRDLRATDARRHVREETPFFTGPRISAEQLIDRLP, translated from the coding sequence ATGGCCAAGCTCGACTTCGACACGCTCAACTCGACCCTTCGCTACCTGATGTTCTCGGTGTTCGCCGTGCGGCCCGGGGAACTGGGAGAGGAGCGCGGCGCGGTCGTCGACGAGACCGCGACGTTCCTCAAGCAGCAGGAGGAGCGCGGCGTCGTGGTGCGCGGCCTGTACGACATCGCGGGTATGCGCGCCGATGCCGACTTCATGATCTGGACACACGCCGACAACGTCGAGGCGCTGCAGGCCACCTACGCCGACTTCCGGCGCACCACCGCCTTGGGTCGCGCCAGCAATCCGGTGTGGAGCAACGTCGCATTGCACCGTCCCGCGGAGTTCAACAAGAGCCACATTCCGGCGTTCCTGGCGGGCGAGGAGCCGGGGAACTACATCTGCGTGTATCCCTTCGTGCGGTCGCTGGACTGGTATCTGCTGCCCGACGAGGAGCGCCGCCGCATGCTCTCCGAACACGGCATGGCGGCGCGCGGCTACAAGGACGTGCGGGCCAACACCGTGCCGGCGTTCGCGTTGGGCGACTACGAGTGGATCCTGGCGTTCGAGGCGCCGGAACTGCACCGCATCGTCGACCTGATGCGTGATCTGCGTGCCACGGATGCGCGGCGGCATGTCCGCGAGGAGACGCCGTTCTTCACCGGTCCGCGGATCAGCGCGGAGCAGTTGATCGATCGCCTGCCGTAA
- a CDS encoding protein of uncharacterised function (DUF227), which translates to MPRIPVDPQLITPEWLSEVLQADVRVCKLAQFGIGVGLLGRLYRAHLVGSPDVPPTVVVKLPTLDAIARTNLCENLEFYRREVRFYQEIGVTNPLPPARPYFAAFDDETHDFVLVLEDLGRLRIADQLEGCSVTDAETVIDTLARHQAHWWDNARLASLPWLKVHAVPPFSEVIISNYHAAWATFVKRLGDELSPAIRDYGDRFEASMPWFLHEVSRHPRTFLHGDLRLDQMFFATNPVDPPVTVLDWQVISKGRGAFDLGYFLTQSLTPEARRGCEDELLARYRERLAENGIDYSADQLRRDYRIATAWCFLYPVMAEGRIQVVNERSLRLTRTMFHRAVAALEDHDAFTLSLD; encoded by the coding sequence ATGCCGAGAATCCCGGTAGATCCGCAACTCATCACCCCTGAATGGCTCAGCGAGGTCCTACAGGCTGATGTCCGGGTGTGCAAGCTCGCGCAATTCGGGATCGGCGTCGGGTTGCTCGGCCGCCTTTATCGGGCCCACCTCGTCGGCAGCCCCGACGTGCCGCCGACGGTCGTGGTCAAGCTCCCGACGCTGGACGCGATCGCGCGGACCAACCTGTGCGAGAACCTCGAGTTCTACCGCCGGGAGGTCCGGTTCTACCAGGAGATCGGCGTCACTAATCCGCTGCCGCCGGCGCGTCCGTACTTCGCAGCCTTCGACGACGAGACCCACGATTTCGTGTTGGTCCTCGAGGACCTTGGTCGACTGCGTATCGCCGACCAACTGGAAGGCTGCTCCGTCACCGACGCCGAGACCGTCATCGACACCCTCGCCCGGCACCAGGCACATTGGTGGGACAACGCGCGCCTCGCCTCGCTGCCATGGCTCAAAGTGCACGCCGTTCCGCCGTTCTCCGAGGTGATCATCAGCAACTACCACGCCGCATGGGCGACGTTCGTCAAGCGTCTGGGCGACGAGCTGTCCCCAGCGATCCGGGACTACGGCGACCGATTCGAAGCGTCGATGCCGTGGTTCCTCCATGAGGTATCCCGTCATCCTCGAACATTCCTGCACGGAGATCTTCGGCTCGATCAGATGTTCTTCGCCACCAACCCCGTCGATCCGCCCGTCACGGTGCTCGACTGGCAGGTCATCTCGAAAGGCCGGGGCGCCTTCGATCTCGGTTACTTTCTGACCCAAAGCCTCACACCCGAGGCGCGCCGTGGCTGCGAAGACGAACTGCTCGCTCGGTATCGCGAACGTCTTGCCGAGAACGGAATCGATTACTCCGCAGATCAATTAAGACGGGACTACCGGATCGCCACCGCGTGGTGCTTCCTGTACCCCGTCATGGCCGAGGGCCGAATCCAAGTTGTCAACGAACGAAGCCTTCGGTTGACCCGCACGATGTTCCATCGCGCCGTCGCGGCTCTCGAGGACCACGACGCCTTCACGCTGAGCCTGGATTGA
- the cyaB_4 gene encoding adenylate/guanylate cyclase family protein, producing MAESRRTCATCGTTNEEDARFCEGCGGSLARVCATCGLEARATARYCRGCGAPLEVQANQADLPVAGPARKTVTVMFADLAGSTTFEEQVDAETARDVIGRYHALLRSTAQRHRAGLTKYIGDGFMAVWGVPEIGAEDAASAVDAAVELQDRFVGLAAQVAEAHGTELALRVAVNTGEVVVGAGDADLVGDALNVGARLEAECPRGQVVVGEETWRATRSRYGYESLGRVQVKGRNAPVAVYQWLGLQPDAADATPFVGRSQEVRRLQSVLDDAIATRAARLVTVVGDPGVGKSRLAAEFIAAQTDTSVIQSRCAIDGTVALAPIVEMLRAHDLETDIPADVSERDRLLRALNGLATGVPGSVEENFWALRRFIEVLAGSGPVVFVLDDIQWADSLLLDFIEHIVEWIKEVPVLVLALARPELRELRPDLVAASRWVADTIHLDGLDAGATAELAARVLGAAKLPSELLHRLPSSTGGNPLFVRELVGMLAHDGVLVEQPTGWELTIDVDAITIPPTIHALLASRLERLDPADRRVLEIASVVGSDFSVGTVRALARGQADAIKMSLNRLRRLELAQPTGTYVGDEAVWGFHHVLIRDVAYRRLLKSDRAELHVRLADWVEAGGPSVAFEADEMIARHLEAAHVYRHELGEFTEHTSDLALRAARHYSVSARRALDRDELISAGTQAARGSALAAADNTVHAELLLTACEAFLSAGDVTAGAGLVDELERTAGEALAPWATCYRCQHGIYTDPERLLEYDSLLQGAIDEFARRADAAGLAKAHRVRASARLRLGRVGDGELDLFEALIAARQSGDHRQITAALGAAPGAALWGPSPVPKAGGRCLDVVRMQRMTTAAPSLEATSLRHLAVLELLRGRPDKARRMLGDARQIVADLGLRHGLMETELFAGIIELMEGDAVAAEPHFRTALEGLDALGVGADAGQAAALLARSVLAQGRIDEADQYAAESQGLAGHNLKTAIAWRAVRAEILSAQGRQGDAVAMATDAVTVASGTDLVLDHAEACLALSRVLTAAGDREGAVTARDDAKALYTAKEVSISIGLTDEPVATPSEKPVRAATGPRDERTAVVAGRLAVTNDSCRYLPAFIKATKEHDTEGALAWFSDRFVYDDRRRLSGEPVIGLDAMRTAIERVSEQYTHFEFHVLAVRGRRLHLVWSRWADNDGNVATSFYVNETGDDDRLLYHIRFDGDDFESAYRELERRYYAGEGEEFAAAGAVTTEIVLAMNRRDYDRVFGELFVEDFRLENRSHAAHPELSADEFRGTLEELDAIVASSRVWASAIEWLSPSWLVLRFSREATGRDDENYEWASIHAAEIRANRLVSICQFEIDDEAAAFAYAEERVRAAASRLALANRATELLPQVFEALRSHDIDGVVGAYADGFVYDDRRRLSGDAIVGREAMRTAVTQICRQYTVFDFHVFAVRGDRLVLVRSRWSDEAGNATAYMHVFEVDDAACVLYDGRFDEDDFEGAYRELERRYYAGEGAAFAELGAVTTEWITALNQRDYGRLIGELTAPSYRLENRSSSVFGHRTATDVRSSFEDLDAAVGSSRSWEAAVRFLSPTIAVFRFEREAMGHDGESYSWTWLDVCEVRDGRVAAACRFDLDDEDAAFAYADERVRATTSRLAVTNRASERVDNAWRQGTAGYVDSAMALYSDLFVYDDRRRLSGHPIEGHTGLRAAAARINEQYPHSQWRTLAVRGERLELRWSRWWDDAGNETVSLNLHEIDDDGRVAYHGRFDEDDFEGAYRELCHRYWTAEGAAVTESASLVAEFMLATDKGDFDLAFRQLASPELRTYNKSSSVFADRSAGDLRASLEQLKSMVASNRSWIAVEYYLSPEVGVARHEREAIGHDGELYSWTRIMAGEVRDGRLLSMCQFELDDERAAFAHAEDLLRASASRLAISNQASRAWHSVRAAMEAGDADRAAALFADSYVYDDRWAMAGTPPTDVRAACEEILAQYSIFEGEALAVRGESLQLSRTRWANDAGFETRYLHVIETDEDGLVCYYGRFGDDDFDGAYRELERRYFAGEGAAFAEAGQMTIEYASALNNHEWDRLFGELSADGMRIENRSRSGFPNRSAHELRATIEDLDGMFASVRQWHSSTCWLSSTVCVGRHEREAVGRDGERYSWTRLLAFEVRNGQMASMCVFEIDDEEAAFACADELLRSANSRLTVSNLATRTSDDLWKTMEAREVDAAAALFADSFVYDDRRRLAGNPLGETSAALERILEDYSTFESKTLAVRGESLALGLMHWANDDGFEVRYLTVHEVDDNGRIVYHGRFDEDDFEGAYRELERRYYFDEGASFADAGATQTEWIVALNRGDLDRLFGELMEPGMRFEMHSSSAFPDSSLTEARAAIEDFNARVDWARTWLSALCWVSPTCCVNRTEREAIGPDGERYTWTRLSVVEFRDGRMASECEFDADDEDADDEDAAFACAEERIHAVGSRLPLTNRSCDTVAALQNAMRAKDLEGGIGCYAIPCVYDDRRRVSGDPVRNAAGLRLAGKRILAQYNNFEWRTLAVRGDFLSMHSSVWSDDAGNATSYLHVYEVDDAGHFVYEGRFDEDDFENAYQELTRRYCVGEGAAVAEGATHIAKYLMAINRREWDRVFGEMATADMHAVSRSRSGFPDRSVADLRASYEDLCAMVSSVRSWHSIERWISPTVAVTLHEREATGHDGERYEWTRIIVGEFREGRTTHLSEFDVDDEAAAFAYAEERVRRTENR from the coding sequence ATGGCTGAAAGCCGCCGCACCTGCGCCACCTGCGGGACGACGAATGAAGAGGACGCGCGCTTCTGCGAGGGCTGCGGCGGATCGCTGGCGCGGGTGTGCGCGACGTGCGGCCTGGAGGCGCGGGCCACCGCGCGGTACTGCCGGGGATGCGGCGCGCCGCTCGAGGTGCAGGCGAATCAAGCGGATTTGCCGGTTGCGGGTCCGGCGCGCAAAACGGTGACGGTGATGTTCGCTGATCTGGCCGGGTCCACCACGTTCGAGGAACAGGTCGACGCGGAGACAGCCCGCGATGTGATCGGCCGCTATCACGCCCTGCTGCGCTCGACTGCCCAGCGGCACAGGGCCGGTCTGACCAAGTACATCGGGGACGGGTTCATGGCCGTCTGGGGTGTGCCCGAGATCGGAGCCGAGGACGCCGCCAGCGCCGTCGACGCGGCCGTCGAGTTGCAGGACCGATTCGTCGGTTTGGCCGCCCAGGTCGCGGAGGCTCACGGAACCGAACTGGCGCTGCGAGTCGCCGTCAACACCGGCGAGGTCGTCGTCGGGGCGGGCGACGCCGACCTGGTGGGCGACGCCCTGAACGTGGGTGCCCGCCTCGAAGCCGAATGCCCTCGCGGTCAAGTCGTGGTCGGCGAGGAGACCTGGCGAGCGACGCGAAGTCGGTACGGCTACGAGTCGCTCGGCCGGGTGCAGGTGAAGGGCCGTAACGCGCCGGTCGCGGTGTACCAGTGGCTCGGACTGCAACCGGACGCGGCGGACGCCACCCCATTCGTCGGCCGATCGCAGGAGGTGCGGCGACTTCAAAGTGTGCTCGACGACGCGATTGCTACGCGTGCAGCCCGACTGGTCACCGTTGTCGGTGACCCTGGCGTCGGCAAGAGTCGACTGGCAGCGGAATTCATTGCTGCTCAGACTGATACGTCTGTGATCCAGTCTCGATGCGCGATCGACGGGACCGTTGCGCTAGCACCGATCGTCGAGATGCTGCGTGCCCACGACCTCGAAACCGACATACCGGCCGATGTATCGGAGCGGGATCGCCTGCTGCGCGCCCTGAACGGTCTGGCCACCGGCGTACCCGGCTCGGTCGAGGAAAACTTCTGGGCGTTGCGCAGGTTCATCGAAGTGTTGGCGGGAAGCGGCCCGGTCGTGTTCGTACTCGACGACATCCAGTGGGCCGACAGCCTTCTGCTCGACTTCATCGAGCATATCGTCGAGTGGATCAAGGAAGTGCCGGTACTCGTCTTAGCTCTGGCACGACCCGAGCTGCGCGAGCTTCGTCCCGATCTCGTCGCCGCAAGCCGTTGGGTCGCCGACACCATCCATCTCGACGGCCTCGACGCCGGCGCGACCGCCGAACTCGCCGCCAGGGTTCTGGGCGCCGCCAAGTTGCCTTCCGAGCTGCTTCATCGGCTGCCTTCCTCCACCGGCGGCAACCCCCTGTTCGTGCGGGAACTCGTCGGAATGCTTGCGCACGACGGAGTTCTCGTCGAGCAGCCGACCGGCTGGGAACTGACGATCGACGTCGACGCCATCACCATCCCACCGACGATTCACGCCCTGCTCGCGTCGCGACTGGAACGTCTCGACCCTGCCGACCGGCGCGTACTGGAGATCGCCTCGGTGGTGGGGAGCGACTTCTCGGTCGGTACGGTGCGCGCGCTCGCCCGTGGTCAGGCGGATGCGATCAAGATGTCGCTCAACCGACTTCGCCGTCTGGAACTCGCCCAGCCCACGGGCACCTACGTCGGTGACGAAGCTGTATGGGGATTCCACCATGTGCTGATCCGCGACGTCGCCTACCGGCGACTGTTGAAGTCGGACCGAGCGGAACTGCATGTACGCCTGGCCGACTGGGTGGAGGCGGGCGGACCCAGCGTCGCGTTCGAAGCCGACGAGATGATCGCGCGACATTTGGAAGCCGCTCACGTCTATCGTCATGAACTCGGCGAATTCACCGAGCACACGAGTGATCTGGCTTTGCGTGCCGCACGCCATTACTCGGTTTCGGCGCGGCGGGCGCTCGACCGCGACGAGTTGATATCCGCGGGCACCCAGGCGGCACGAGGCTCGGCTCTTGCGGCGGCCGACAACACGGTGCACGCCGAGCTCTTACTGACAGCCTGCGAAGCGTTTCTGTCCGCCGGCGACGTCACCGCCGGAGCCGGACTTGTCGACGAGCTCGAGCGTACTGCAGGAGAAGCGTTGGCTCCATGGGCGACGTGCTACCGGTGCCAGCACGGCATCTATACAGACCCTGAGCGGTTACTGGAGTACGACAGCCTCCTCCAGGGCGCAATCGACGAATTCGCCCGCCGCGCCGACGCCGCCGGGCTAGCTAAGGCGCATCGCGTACGAGCGAGCGCACGGCTGCGTCTTGGCCGGGTCGGTGACGGCGAACTCGACCTGTTCGAGGCGTTGATCGCGGCGCGCCAGAGTGGGGACCATCGGCAGATCACCGCGGCGTTGGGCGCTGCACCGGGTGCAGCGCTGTGGGGGCCGAGTCCCGTGCCGAAGGCCGGCGGCCGATGTCTTGACGTGGTGCGGATGCAACGGATGACGACGGCCGCGCCCTCGCTCGAGGCGACGTCACTGCGGCATCTGGCCGTCCTGGAACTGCTACGCGGACGGCCGGACAAGGCGCGCAGGATGCTTGGCGATGCTCGCCAAATAGTGGCCGACCTCGGTCTGCGACACGGCCTGATGGAAACGGAGTTGTTCGCCGGGATCATCGAGTTGATGGAGGGCGATGCGGTCGCCGCGGAGCCGCACTTTCGAACGGCACTGGAAGGGCTCGACGCGTTGGGCGTCGGCGCCGACGCGGGGCAAGCCGCCGCCCTATTGGCAAGATCCGTTCTTGCGCAGGGCCGTATCGACGAAGCCGACCAGTACGCAGCTGAAAGCCAGGGGCTCGCAGGCCATAATCTGAAGACGGCGATCGCCTGGCGCGCGGTGCGGGCCGAAATCCTCTCGGCTCAGGGCCGCCAGGGTGATGCGGTAGCGATGGCCACGGATGCGGTGACGGTCGCCAGCGGGACAGACCTCGTTCTCGACCACGCGGAGGCCTGCCTCGCGTTGAGCCGTGTGCTCACGGCAGCGGGAGATCGCGAGGGCGCCGTCACCGCTCGAGATGACGCCAAGGCGCTGTATACAGCTAAGGAAGTGTCCATTTCGATTGGGCTTACCGACGAGCCCGTAGCCACGCCCTCGGAGAAACCCGTCCGAGCAGCAACAGGTCCCAGGGATGAGCGCACCGCGGTGGTCGCCGGCAGGCTCGCGGTCACCAATGACTCCTGTCGATACTTACCCGCCTTCATCAAGGCGACTAAGGAACACGACACCGAGGGCGCCCTCGCCTGGTTCTCAGACCGGTTCGTCTACGACGACCGGCGACGCCTGAGCGGCGAGCCCGTCATTGGCCTCGACGCGATGCGGACGGCGATAGAGCGGGTTTCAGAGCAGTACACGCACTTCGAATTTCACGTCCTCGCTGTCCGCGGCCGGCGCCTGCATCTTGTGTGGAGCCGGTGGGCAGACAACGACGGAAACGTCGCAACCTCCTTCTACGTCAATGAAACCGGCGACGACGACCGCCTCCTCTACCACATCCGCTTTGACGGGGACGACTTCGAAAGCGCCTACCGCGAACTCGAACGGCGCTACTACGCCGGCGAGGGAGAGGAGTTCGCCGCGGCGGGTGCTGTGACGACTGAGATAGTCCTCGCCATGAACCGACGAGACTACGACCGGGTTTTCGGTGAACTCTTCGTTGAGGACTTCAGGCTCGAGAATCGTTCCCACGCGGCGCATCCCGAACTCTCGGCCGACGAGTTCCGCGGCACTCTGGAAGAACTTGACGCGATTGTCGCCTCGTCTCGTGTGTGGGCGTCAGCGATTGAGTGGCTGTCACCGAGCTGGCTCGTTCTCCGCTTCTCGCGAGAAGCTACGGGACGAGATGACGAGAACTACGAGTGGGCCAGTATCCATGCAGCCGAGATCCGGGCCAACCGGCTCGTATCGATATGTCAATTCGAAATCGACGATGAGGCAGCCGCTTTCGCTTATGCCGAGGAGCGGGTGCGGGCGGCCGCCAGTCGGCTAGCACTCGCGAACCGAGCAACCGAGTTGTTACCGCAAGTGTTCGAGGCGCTACGGTCCCACGACATCGACGGCGTTGTTGGCGCCTATGCGGATGGATTCGTGTATGACGATCGGAGACGACTCAGCGGTGACGCCATCGTCGGTCGGGAAGCCATGCGGACGGCCGTGACACAAATTTGCAGGCAGTACACCGTGTTCGACTTTCACGTGTTCGCGGTGCGCGGTGATCGCCTGGTCCTGGTACGGAGTCGATGGTCCGACGAGGCTGGGAACGCGACGGCGTATATGCACGTCTTCGAGGTTGACGATGCGGCGTGTGTTCTCTATGACGGTCGCTTCGACGAGGATGACTTCGAAGGTGCCTACCGCGAACTCGAACGGCGCTACTACGCCGGAGAGGGCGCCGCGTTCGCCGAATTGGGGGCTGTCACGACCGAATGGATCACTGCGCTAAATCAACGCGACTACGGCCGATTGATCGGGGAGCTCACGGCTCCCTCCTATCGTCTCGAGAACCGGTCGAGTTCTGTGTTCGGCCACCGCACCGCAACCGATGTCAGAAGCTCCTTTGAAGACTTAGACGCCGCGGTGGGCTCGTCGCGGTCGTGGGAGGCCGCCGTGCGCTTCCTGTCGCCGACAATTGCCGTCTTTCGCTTCGAGCGCGAGGCAATGGGCCACGACGGCGAGTCTTATTCGTGGACTTGGCTTGATGTCTGCGAGGTTCGTGACGGACGGGTCGCCGCCGCCTGTCGGTTCGACCTCGACGATGAGGATGCAGCGTTCGCTTACGCCGACGAGCGGGTGCGGGCCACCACCAGTCGACTCGCAGTCACGAACCGGGCCAGTGAGCGGGTCGACAACGCCTGGCGCCAAGGGACGGCCGGTTACGTTGACAGCGCGATGGCGTTGTACTCGGATCTGTTTGTATACGACGATCGTCGACGCCTGAGCGGCCACCCGATCGAGGGTCACACTGGATTGCGGGCCGCCGCAGCGCGCATCAACGAGCAGTACCCACACTCCCAATGGCGAACTCTGGCGGTCCGCGGCGAGCGACTGGAGCTGCGCTGGAGTCGCTGGTGGGATGACGCCGGGAACGAAACGGTCAGTCTGAACCTCCACGAGATCGACGATGACGGGCGCGTCGCCTATCACGGCCGGTTCGATGAAGACGATTTCGAGGGTGCCTACCGCGAACTCTGCCATCGGTATTGGACCGCCGAAGGTGCTGCGGTCACCGAATCAGCCTCTCTGGTAGCCGAATTCATGCTTGCTACCGACAAAGGAGACTTCGACCTGGCGTTCCGGCAGCTGGCCAGTCCTGAGCTGCGCACATACAACAAGTCAAGCTCAGTCTTCGCGGACCGGTCGGCAGGCGATCTGCGCGCCAGCTTGGAACAACTCAAGTCGATGGTGGCCTCCAATCGCTCGTGGATTGCGGTCGAGTATTACCTGTCGCCGGAGGTCGGGGTTGCCCGTCACGAACGTGAAGCCATCGGCCACGACGGCGAGTTGTACTCCTGGACAAGGATCATGGCCGGAGAGGTCCGCGACGGTCGACTTCTATCGATGTGCCAGTTCGAGTTGGACGATGAGCGGGCGGCGTTCGCTCATGCCGAGGATCTGCTGCGTGCGTCCGCCAGTCGGCTAGCCATCAGCAACCAGGCCAGCCGGGCGTGGCACTCCGTGAGGGCGGCGATGGAGGCTGGTGACGCCGATCGCGCCGCGGCATTGTTCGCCGACTCGTATGTCTACGACGACCGATGGGCGATGGCGGGCACCCCTCCGACGGACGTCCGCGCTGCCTGTGAGGAAATCCTCGCGCAGTACTCGATCTTCGAGGGCGAGGCCCTGGCGGTACGGGGTGAATCGCTGCAGCTGTCACGAACGCGATGGGCGAACGACGCCGGATTCGAGACGAGATACCTGCACGTCATCGAGACCGACGAAGATGGCCTCGTCTGCTACTACGGCCGATTCGGCGACGACGACTTCGACGGCGCGTATCGGGAGCTCGAACGCCGGTACTTCGCCGGCGAGGGAGCTGCATTCGCTGAAGCCGGCCAGATGACCATCGAGTATGCCTCCGCGCTGAACAACCACGAATGGGACCGACTCTTCGGCGAGCTCAGCGCGGACGGAATGCGCATCGAAAACCGGTCACGGTCTGGGTTCCCCAATCGTTCCGCCCACGAGCTTCGCGCGACCATCGAAGACCTCGACGGGATGTTCGCGTCGGTGCGCCAGTGGCATTCATCGACATGCTGGCTGTCGTCGACTGTCTGCGTCGGCCGTCACGAGCGGGAGGCGGTCGGGCGTGACGGTGAGCGCTATTCGTGGACACGGCTCCTCGCCTTCGAAGTTCGCAACGGACAGATGGCATCGATGTGCGTGTTCGAAATCGACGACGAGGAAGCGGCCTTCGCGTGCGCCGACGAGTTACTGCGATCTGCGAACAGCCGACTCACAGTGAGCAATCTGGCGACCAGGACGTCCGACGACCTGTGGAAGACGATGGAGGCACGAGAAGTCGATGCCGCTGCAGCACTTTTCGCGGACTCTTTCGTCTACGACGATCGTCGACGCCTTGCCGGGAACCCTCTCGGGGAGACTAGCGCTGCTCTGGAGCGGATCCTCGAGGATTATTCGACATTCGAAAGCAAGACCTTAGCGGTGCGCGGTGAATCACTGGCCCTCGGTTTGATGCATTGGGCGAATGATGACGGCTTCGAGGTTCGGTATCTGACGGTTCACGAGGTCGATGACAACGGGCGGATCGTCTACCACGGTCGCTTCGATGAAGACGATTTCGAGGGTGCCTATCGTGAACTTGAGCGACGGTACTACTTCGATGAGGGCGCTTCATTCGCCGACGCAGGTGCCACACAGACCGAGTGGATCGTCGCGCTCAACCGCGGCGACCTCGACCGGTTGTTCGGCGAACTCATGGAACCCGGGATGCGCTTCGAGATGCATTCCAGCTCAGCATTTCCCGACAGTTCGCTCACAGAGGCGCGCGCCGCTATCGAGGACTTCAATGCGCGTGTCGACTGGGCACGAACATGGCTATCAGCTCTCTGTTGGGTATCGCCGACATGTTGCGTCAACCGCACCGAGCGCGAGGCCATCGGTCCCGACGGCGAGCGGTACACCTGGACGCGACTCAGCGTCGTGGAGTTTCGCGACGGGCGGATGGCCTCGGAGTGCGAGTTCGACGCCGATGACGAGGACGCCGATGACGAGGACGCCGCCTTCGCCTGCGCCGAGGAGCGCATCCACGCCGTCGGCAGCCGGTTGCCGTTGACCAACAGATCGTGCGATACCGTCGCCGCGCTGCAGAACGCCATGCGGGCCAAGGATCTTGAAGGGGGTATCGGCTGCTACGCAATCCCATGCGTATACGACGATCGACGCCGGGTCAGCGGGGATCCCGTTCGTAATGCCGCCGGGCTGCGGCTGGCCGGGAAACGGATCTTGGCTCAGTACAACAACTTCGAGTGGCGAACTCTAGCGGTCCGCGGTGACTTTCTGAGTATGCACTCCAGCGTCTGGTCGGACGACGCCGGCAACGCAACGTCTTACCTCCACGTCTACGAGGTCGACGACGCTGGACATTTCGTCTACGAGGGTCGCTTCGACGAGGACGACTTCGAGAACGCCTACCAAGAACTCACGCGGCGGTACTGCGTCGGCGAAGGAGCGGCCGTCGCAGAGGGTGCGACCCACATCGCCAAGTACCTGATGGCCATCAACCGTCGGGAGTGGGACCGGGTGTTCGGGGAGATGGCTACCGCCGACATGCACGCCGTCAGCCGTTCGCGATCCGGGTTCCCCGACCGGTCAGTCGCCGACTTACGAGCCAGCTACGAGGACCTGTGCGCAATGGTCTCCTCGGTACGTTCGTGGCACTCGATCGAACGATGGATTTCACCGACGGTCGCGGTGACTCTGCACGAACGCGAGGCCACAGGTCACGACGGCGAGCGATACGAATGGACCCGCATCATCGTGGGCGAGTTTCGCGAGGGACGTACCACGCATCTTTCGGAGTTCGACGTAGACGACGAGGCTGCCGCGTTCGCCTACGCCGAGGAGCGGGTGCGTCGCACAGAAAATCGCTAG
- the msrB_2 gene encoding methionine-R-sulfoxide reductase: protein MTTPAPKLQLTDDEWRKKLTPEEFHVLRQAGTERPFTGEYTDTKTEGIYECRACGAELFRSSEKFESHCGWPSFFDPADSDAVILRSDDSLGMRRVEVICANCHSHLGHVFEGEGYPTPTDQRYCINSISLRLKPTS, encoded by the coding sequence ATGACCACACCGGCCCCCAAACTGCAGCTGACCGATGACGAGTGGCGCAAGAAGCTGACCCCCGAGGAGTTCCACGTCCTTCGCCAGGCCGGCACCGAGCGCCCGTTCACCGGCGAGTACACCGACACCAAGACCGAGGGCATCTACGAGTGTCGCGCCTGCGGTGCCGAGCTGTTCCGCAGTAGCGAGAAGTTCGAATCGCACTGCGGCTGGCCGTCGTTCTTCGACCCCGCCGACTCCGACGCCGTCATCTTGCGGTCCGACGACTCGCTGGGCATGCGCCGCGTCGAAGTGATCTGCGCCAACTGCCACAGCCACCTGGGCCACGTCTTCGAGGGCGAGGGCTACCCCACGCCGACCGACCAGCGCTACTGCATCAACTCGATCTCGCTGCGGCTCAAGCCGACCTCCTGA